One Aulosira sp. FACHB-615 DNA segment encodes these proteins:
- a CDS encoding gluconokinase, producing the protein MIILIMGVTGAGKTTIGQALAAGTGWEFCDADWFHSIAAKTKMSRGEALTDADRQPWLQSLQTAIAQWLQAEKNVILACSALKASYRNVLGDHDPRVKLVYLTGSYELIAQRLRDRHNHFMNANLLQSQFDTLEAPTPQEAVYIDISQDLAAILQQIRNSVQV; encoded by the coding sequence ATGATAATTTTAATCATGGGAGTGACTGGTGCTGGTAAAACCACCATTGGTCAAGCATTAGCAGCAGGAACAGGATGGGAATTTTGCGATGCTGACTGGTTTCATTCAATTGCTGCGAAAACCAAAATGAGTCGAGGAGAAGCGTTAACAGATGCCGATCGCCAACCTTGGTTACAATCATTACAAACTGCGATCGCTCAATGGTTACAAGCAGAGAAAAACGTGATTTTGGCTTGTTCGGCACTCAAAGCCAGTTATCGTAATGTTCTTGGGGATCATGATCCACGGGTAAAGCTAGTGTATCTCACAGGCAGTTATGAGTTAATTGCCCAAAGATTGCGCGATCGCCACAATCATTTTATGAACGCCAATCTTTTACAAAGCCAGTTTGATACCTTAGAAGCACCCACACCTCAAGAAGCCGTTTATATTGATATCTCTCAAGATTTAGCCGCAATTTTGCAGCAAATCAGAAACAGCGTCCAGGTTTAA
- a CDS encoding eIF2A-related protein, translated as MNTFEINIQRKLGKHWPIVVEHSRPGELLSSRSEGTLELTAEDLQKLTSLLGQPLEYGTYLGKALFKEEIRDAFVRALHNCDTALRVLLFIEATDPELRTLRWERLCGKIDDSWRLLTLEQRTPFSFYIPAITDRRFPPIGRRDLRALILVASPEQIGRFSLEPFDVEAAVSCVRQALGEIPSDVLATVPDGIGEPTLDELCKHLTDRTKQYTLLHIISHSRVIDNGETVLYWTKENNQVEPVTGTRLIERLRSLKGAKGLPHFTCLSTCESASAEAEVGLGGLGQRLVRDLGMPAVVAMTEKVTVKTALALGIKFYEQLRQSGEVDSALHEALAGLAERGDVTVPALFSRLGGRPLFSDQLDRDLTNAEIGYGLEQFEQLLSERAPALRQRFAELAQKLGNSLGAYINALSKSAREEREQALTTVNTLCEEIIDLSFNALALGQQPPTYNSCCPFLGLYPFREENREFFFGREQLIVQLNEKLTEHNFLAVLGASGSGKSSVVLAGLIPALQEKQPNLVVSYMTPSNNPMAQLQATLAGGENQQPAPLVESLSLLDIENEWVPKPETAIELAKGGVAVSSEMTVKQTSILIIDQFEELFTLCNDEAERREFIAQVLNLTQQQKVVITMRADFWGECAPYRELKELMEARQKLIAPMDGTELRKAMEMQAAQVGLRFEPGLSNTILDDVQGEPGAMPLLQHALLELWKRRHGRWLQSGEYEAIGGVRMAIAQTADDVYNTLSLSEQEQVKNIFIRLTRLDDSVIQGDIRRDTRRRVWLDELVPTGSTAASIKELVNRLAGEGARLVVTSIDSSTSKEEVEVAHEALIRYWPRLLNWLDENRTNLQLRETIRQAALDWDKQQKDDNYLVHRGGRLEDAQVLAKQTGFLNQLEANYVNACIELRQRQEAEKEAHRRREIRTARGVAGGAVVAVMISASLGLVAWSQKQEAEIAKAEAITQSSLVLFDSHQELEALIKGIKAGRIFKKQKINYIPAMVALQKAVYGIKQRNNFTHGSVVYGMAFSPDGKTFASAGRDKTIKIWDLKGKLLQTFIGHQDSVISVAFSPDGKTIASASDDKTIKLWDLNGKELRTFKGHQAEINSVAFSPDGKTIASGSFDNTVKLWDLSGKELQTFKKQNTALRSVAFSPDGKTIASADWGNDVTLWNLSTKELKTLKGHENYVYKVVFSPDGKTIASASYDSTVKLWDLNGKLLQTFKGDIYPVYSVAFSPDGNTIAAASYDGTVRLWNLNGKLLQTFQTHQVWINKVVFSPDGKTIASGSSDKTIKLWDLTGKLLQTFKGHQDSVFSVAFSPDGKTIASASWDKTVILWDWNLDSLMVSACDLARDYLQNNSTVEESDRHLCDGISTPK; from the coding sequence ATGAACACATTCGAGATTAATATCCAGCGCAAATTAGGCAAACACTGGCCGATAGTAGTAGAACATAGCCGACCGGGAGAACTACTATCATCGCGTTCGGAAGGAACCCTCGAACTCACAGCAGAAGACTTACAAAAACTCACCAGCTTACTGGGACAACCCCTAGAATACGGCACATATCTCGGAAAAGCACTGTTTAAAGAAGAAATTCGAGATGCTTTTGTTCGGGCGTTGCACAACTGTGACACAGCCTTACGAGTATTATTATTTATCGAAGCCACAGACCCAGAACTGCGAACCTTACGCTGGGAAAGACTCTGCGGCAAAATTGATGACAGTTGGCGGCTACTAACATTAGAACAGCGCACTCCATTTTCCTTTTATATTCCAGCAATTACAGACCGCCGTTTTCCTCCCATTGGCCGCAGAGACTTACGCGCCTTAATCTTAGTCGCCAGTCCCGAACAAATTGGGCGATTTAGCTTAGAACCCTTTGATGTTGAAGCCGCAGTTTCATGTGTGCGTCAAGCCTTGGGCGAAATACCATCAGATGTTTTAGCTACAGTCCCAGATGGAATTGGCGAACCAACCTTAGATGAACTGTGTAAACACTTAACCGACAGAACCAAGCAGTATACTTTACTGCACATCATCAGTCATAGTCGAGTCATCGACAATGGCGAAACAGTCCTGTACTGGACGAAGGAAAATAATCAAGTAGAACCAGTCACAGGAACACGTTTAATTGAAAGATTACGGTCATTAAAAGGAGCCAAAGGATTACCACACTTTACTTGTCTCTCTACCTGCGAAAGCGCCAGTGCAGAAGCTGAAGTCGGGCTTGGCGGTTTAGGACAAAGACTCGTGCGAGATTTGGGAATGCCGGCAGTTGTCGCCATGACAGAAAAAGTCACCGTCAAAACCGCCCTCGCATTAGGTATAAAATTTTATGAACAATTGCGCCAATCTGGGGAAGTAGATTCAGCATTGCACGAAGCTTTAGCCGGACTCGCCGAACGGGGTGATGTCACTGTCCCCGCCTTATTTAGTCGCTTGGGTGGACGACCCTTATTTAGTGACCAACTAGATAGAGACTTGACTAACGCCGAAATTGGGTATGGTTTAGAGCAGTTTGAGCAATTATTATCAGAACGCGCCCCAGCACTACGGCAAAGATTTGCAGAACTAGCCCAGAAATTAGGTAATAGTTTAGGTGCATATATCAACGCCTTAAGCAAATCAGCCCGTGAAGAACGGGAACAAGCTTTAACAACAGTCAATACCCTTTGCGAAGAAATCATTGACCTGAGTTTTAACGCCTTGGCTTTAGGTCAACAACCACCCACGTATAATTCTTGTTGTCCTTTCTTGGGCTTGTATCCTTTCCGCGAAGAAAACCGCGAGTTTTTCTTTGGGCGAGAACAATTAATTGTTCAACTCAATGAAAAACTGACAGAACATAACTTTTTAGCTGTATTAGGTGCTTCTGGGAGTGGGAAATCATCAGTAGTATTAGCAGGGCTGATTCCCGCATTACAAGAAAAACAGCCGAATTTAGTTGTGTCATATATGACACCCAGTAATAACCCAATGGCGCAATTGCAAGCAACATTGGCTGGCGGGGAAAATCAACAACCTGCACCTTTAGTTGAGTCGTTGTCTTTGTTGGATATTGAAAATGAATGGGTTCCAAAACCAGAAACAGCCATTGAATTAGCCAAGGGTGGTGTTGCTGTCAGCTCTGAGATGACTGTTAAACAGACTTCTATTTTAATCATTGACCAGTTTGAGGAACTTTTTACCCTGTGTAATGATGAGGCTGAACGTCGGGAATTTATCGCGCAAGTTTTAAACTTAACTCAACAGCAAAAAGTTGTAATTACGATGCGGGCAGACTTTTGGGGAGAATGCGCTCCTTACCGGGAGTTGAAAGAACTTATGGAAGCCCGACAAAAATTGATTGCGCCAATGGATGGGACGGAATTACGAAAAGCAATGGAAATGCAAGCTGCACAGGTAGGTTTGCGGTTTGAACCAGGGTTGAGTAACACCATTCTGGATGATGTTCAAGGTGAACCGGGGGCAATGCCATTGTTGCAACACGCGCTGCTAGAGTTATGGAAGCGGAGACATGGCAGATGGTTGCAGTCGGGGGAGTATGAAGCGATTGGTGGGGTGAGAATGGCGATCGCTCAAACTGCCGATGATGTTTACAATACCCTATCACTGTCGGAACAGGAACAAGTTAAAAATATTTTCATTCGCCTCACCCGTCTAGATGACAGCGTTATTCAAGGAGACATCCGCCGCGATACAAGGCGCAGAGTGTGGTTAGATGAGCTAGTTCCAACGGGTAGTACAGCAGCATCAATTAAAGAACTAGTTAATCGATTAGCTGGGGAAGGTGCAAGACTGGTAGTTACTAGTATTGATAGTTCTACAAGTAAAGAAGAAGTGGAAGTAGCCCACGAAGCATTAATTCGCTACTGGCCAAGATTACTGAATTGGTTGGATGAAAACCGCACTAATTTGCAACTACGAGAAACTATTCGTCAAGCGGCGTTAGATTGGGACAAGCAACAAAAAGATGATAATTATTTAGTGCATCGTGGCGGGAGATTAGAAGATGCTCAAGTCTTAGCCAAACAAACCGGATTTCTCAACCAACTTGAGGCTAACTATGTTAACGCTTGTATAGAGTTACGCCAGCGTCAAGAAGCGGAAAAAGAAGCCCATCGCCGTCGAGAAATTAGAACAGCCAGGGGGGTGGCTGGTGGTGCAGTTGTGGCTGTGATGATTAGTGCTAGTTTGGGACTGGTGGCTTGGTCTCAAAAGCAAGAAGCCGAAATAGCTAAGGCGGAGGCTATTACTCAATCTTCGTTAGTACTGTTTGATTCTCATCAAGAATTGGAAGCACTGATAAAAGGAATTAAGGCTGGAAGAATCTTTAAAAAACAAAAAATTAACTACATTCCAGCTATGGTAGCTTTGCAAAAAGCAGTTTATGGAATCAAGCAGCGCAATAATTTTACACACGGCAGTGTAGTCTATGGCATGGCTTTTAGTCCCGATGGCAAGACATTCGCTTCTGCTGGTAGAGACAAAACAATTAAAATCTGGGATCTTAAAGGCAAGCTACTGCAAACTTTTATAGGACATCAAGATTCTGTTATCAGTGTTGCTTTTAGCCCAGATGGTAAAACCATTGCCTCTGCTAGTGATGACAAAACAATCAAACTTTGGGATTTAAACGGTAAAGAACTACGAACCTTTAAAGGACACCAAGCTGAGATTAATAGTGTAGCCTTTAGTCCAGATGGTAAAACTATTGCTTCTGGTAGTTTTGACAATACTGTGAAACTTTGGGATTTAAGCGGTAAGGAACTACAAACCTTTAAAAAACAGAACACCGCACTTAGAAGTGTAGCTTTTAGTCCAGATGGTAAAACGATTGCTTCGGCTGATTGGGGCAATGATGTGACACTGTGGAATTTAAGTACTAAGGAATTAAAAACCCTCAAAGGACATGAAAATTATGTTTATAAAGTAGTGTTTAGTCCCGACGGTAAAACTATTGCTTCCGCTAGTTATGACAGTACCGTGAAACTTTGGGATTTAAACGGCAAGCTACTGCAAACTTTCAAAGGAGATATCTATCCAGTCTATAGCGTAGCGTTTAGTCCAGACGGTAATACCATTGCTGCTGCTAGTTATGACGGTACCGTGAGACTTTGGAATTTAAACGGCAAGCTACTGCAAACCTTCCAGACACACCAAGTGTGGATTAATAAAGTGGTGTTTAGTCCAGATGGTAAAACGATTGCTTCTGGTAGTTCGGACAAAACAATCAAACTTTGGGACTTAACTGGTAAACTACTGCAAACCTTCAAAGGACATCAAGATTCGGTCTTTAGTGTTGCATTTAGCCCTGATGGTAAAACCATTGCTTCTGCTAGTTGGGATAAAACCGTAATTTTGTGGGATTGGAATCTAGATTCTTTGATGGTTAGTGCTTGCGATTTGGCGCGAGATTATCTCCAGAATAACTCGACGGTAGAAGAAAGCGATCGCCATCTCTGCGACGGTATCAGCACACCAAAATAA
- a CDS encoding HlyD family secretion protein, with product MTQTAPIPPESLTNVPVSKPQHRQKLIPLIIGGVLVIAGIGYTVWHSQPQGATNVLKVSGRIEGYETEIGVKRSGRIESIAMREGTAVKKGQELITMDDSDDQLLQDQLRGAEARIASAESDEQQAISDVERVEREIQEITSQINEAKLNVRQSQGDTQGRIEQAQSNVAAAKAILVQAEAQVKQATAEVNLARVNRDRYAKLVKEGAINQQQFDQAQTTLDTAIATLEARQAALNAANQQLSAVEGALTQAKTTGFNPDIRNAQLTALVRKQQQSYAQLKSVQAKVKSAQAKVKDAQAAKQQILTQIADSKKDLNVLSPIDGVVTARSAEPGAVVNSQTKILTIVDPKTLYFRGFIPEGDIGKVRLGQTTKIILDSAPDKPLQGKVIAIDPQASFTPENIYFQKDRVRQVVGIRVEVTNPDGCFNPENPYAQSDLPCAKIGMPADGEIQLKGVGSRE from the coding sequence ATGACTCAGACTGCCCCAATTCCCCCGGAAAGTCTTACCAATGTCCCAGTATCCAAACCGCAGCATCGTCAAAAACTAATACCTTTAATTATTGGAGGTGTGTTGGTAATTGCTGGTATCGGCTACACAGTCTGGCACAGTCAACCCCAAGGCGCAACAAATGTGCTGAAAGTTAGCGGTCGCATTGAGGGTTATGAAACCGAGATTGGGGTGAAGCGTTCCGGCAGAATTGAGTCAATTGCCATGCGGGAAGGTACGGCTGTCAAAAAGGGGCAAGAATTAATCACAATGGATGACAGCGATGACCAACTTTTACAAGACCAATTGCGTGGTGCAGAAGCGAGGATAGCATCGGCTGAATCGGATGAACAGCAAGCAATTTCTGATGTTGAACGAGTAGAAAGAGAAATTCAAGAAATTACCAGCCAAATTAACGAAGCCAAACTGAATGTGCGCCAATCTCAAGGCGATACCCAAGGCAGAATAGAACAGGCACAATCGAACGTTGCCGCCGCCAAAGCGATATTAGTCCAGGCAGAAGCCCAAGTTAAACAAGCAACAGCAGAAGTAAATTTAGCACGAGTCAACCGCGATCGCTACGCCAAATTAGTCAAAGAAGGCGCGATTAATCAACAACAATTCGACCAAGCCCAAACCACCCTGGACACAGCCATAGCCACCTTAGAAGCTAGACAAGCGGCATTGAACGCCGCAAATCAGCAATTAAGTGCAGTCGAAGGGGCGCTAACCCAAGCCAAAACCACAGGCTTTAACCCCGATATTCGCAACGCCCAGTTAACCGCCTTAGTCCGCAAGCAACAGCAAAGTTACGCCCAACTGAAATCTGTACAAGCTAAAGTTAAATCTGCACAGGCTAAAGTCAAAGATGCCCAAGCGGCAAAACAACAAATCCTCACCCAAATTGCCGACTCTAAAAAAGATTTAAACGTCCTCAGCCCCATAGATGGCGTAGTCACAGCCCGGAGTGCCGAACCAGGGGCAGTAGTGAACAGCCAAACAAAGATATTGACCATTGTTGACCCCAAAACATTGTATTTTCGCGGTTTTATTCCCGAAGGCGACATTGGCAAAGTACGCTTAGGACAAACCACAAAAATTATCCTAGATTCTGCACCAGACAAACCCTTGCAAGGTAAAGTTATAGCCATTGATCCCCAAGCTTCCTTTACACCAGAAAATATTTACTTCCAAAAAGATAGAGTCAGACAAGTCGTCGGTATTCGCGTTGAAGTCACAAACCCCGATGGTTGCTTTAACCCCGAAAATCCCTACGCACAATCAGATTTACCCTGCGCCAAAATTGGGATGCCGGCTGATGGGGAGATTCAGTTGAAGGGAGTGGGGAGTAGGGAGTAG
- a CDS encoding glycosyltransferase family 4 protein — MQILIYSYNYHPEPIGIAPLMTELAEGLVKKGHEVRVITGMPNYPQREIYPGYQGKWYITEKINGVTVQRSYLRIKSKPNLLDRLLLELSFILTSLPQALRGKRPDVILLTIPPLLVTLPAALLGKIYNCPVVLNVQDILPEAAVRVGLMTNQRMIKFCEFLEKFAYRNAQAISVIADGFLENLVNKGVSPQKITCIPNWVNVNFIHPFPQNQNPWRIAHQLEGKFVVMYSGNIALTQGLETVVAAAARLRHLPKITFVIAGEAIALGRLQQYCLACGADNVLLLPLQPREQLPQMLAAADIGLIVQKRNVISFNMPSKIPLLLASGRPIVGSVPATGTAAKAIRDSGGGVIVEPESPEALADKILELYHQPQLREHLGQQGRQFAVEYYGCEQAIARYEELFIDAIAKQQSTVDHVLKLNSPESQIDIHQAPKLRDRRTVKTGK, encoded by the coding sequence ATGCAGATTTTGATTTATTCCTATAACTACCATCCAGAACCAATTGGAATTGCACCTTTAATGACAGAACTAGCAGAGGGACTGGTAAAAAAAGGTCATGAGGTGCGGGTAATTACAGGAATGCCAAATTATCCACAACGCGAAATTTATCCAGGTTATCAGGGTAAGTGGTACATCACCGAAAAAATTAATGGTGTAACGGTTCAGCGCAGTTACTTGCGAATCAAGTCTAAACCTAATTTGCTGGATAGATTATTATTAGAATTAAGTTTTATTTTGACGAGTTTACCGCAAGCTTTGAGAGGTAAACGACCGGATGTTATTTTGCTGACGATACCACCTTTATTAGTGACATTACCTGCGGCTTTATTAGGAAAAATATACAATTGTCCGGTAGTATTAAATGTCCAAGATATTCTCCCAGAAGCGGCGGTACGTGTCGGCTTAATGACGAATCAAAGGATGATTAAATTTTGTGAGTTCTTAGAGAAATTTGCTTACAGAAATGCTCAAGCCATCAGTGTCATTGCTGATGGTTTTTTAGAAAATTTAGTGAATAAAGGCGTATCTCCCCAAAAAATTACTTGTATTCCCAATTGGGTCAATGTTAATTTTATTCATCCTTTCCCACAAAATCAAAATCCCTGGAGAATCGCCCATCAATTAGAGGGAAAATTTGTGGTGATGTATTCTGGAAACATTGCCTTAACTCAAGGTTTAGAAACAGTAGTGGCGGCGGCGGCTAGGTTGCGTCATCTTCCTAAAATTACCTTTGTGATTGCGGGAGAAGCGATCGCTCTGGGAAGATTACAACAATATTGTTTAGCCTGTGGCGCAGATAATGTTTTACTCTTACCCCTACAGCCGCGCGAACAACTCCCGCAAATGTTAGCGGCGGCTGATATTGGCTTAATTGTCCAAAAACGCAACGTCATCTCCTTTAATATGCCTTCTAAAATTCCCTTGTTGTTGGCGAGTGGTCGTCCAATTGTGGGTTCAGTACCAGCCACAGGTACGGCGGCGAAAGCAATTCGAGACAGTGGTGGCGGTGTCATTGTCGAACCAGAATCCCCAGAAGCCTTAGCCGATAAAATTTTAGAGTTGTACCATCAACCACAGCTAAGAGAACATTTAGGGCAGCAAGGTAGACAATTTGCGGTTGAATATTATGGTTGTGAACAAGCAATTGCCAGATATGAAGAATTATTTATCGACGCGATCGCTAAACAGCAATCAACCGTTGATCATGTTTTAAAATTAAATTCTCCAGAATCTCAGATTGATATTCACCAAGCTCCAAAATTGCGCGATCGTCGTACGGTAAAAACTGGAAAATAG
- a CDS encoding TetR/AcrR family transcriptional regulator, with protein MPHTSTSPLKIELPAITQKQEQILQGAIRVFLREGYAKTSMDRVSTEAGVSKQTIYSHFQDKEGLFTALMERLTLRCFQSIFAHTELQGEPASLLRQVGETYLTKVADNPDYVALLRLVITESQNFPELAKLYNQTVVQRGRFLLSQYFASHPELNITDPEAIAHIFMGSLVSYVILQEIMYGKELMSLSRDRLLDSLMTLVMSQSTACLG; from the coding sequence ATGCCTCATACCTCTACATCCCCACTGAAAATTGAGTTACCTGCAATTACGCAAAAACAAGAACAAATTTTACAAGGTGCAATTCGAGTGTTTTTGCGCGAAGGTTACGCAAAAACTAGTATGGATAGGGTGAGTACAGAAGCTGGAGTTTCTAAACAAACAATTTACAGTCACTTTCAAGATAAAGAAGGGCTGTTTACAGCGTTAATGGAAAGGTTAACACTCAGGTGTTTTCAAAGTATTTTTGCTCACACAGAATTACAAGGTGAACCAGCCAGTTTATTACGTCAAGTTGGCGAAACTTACTTAACCAAAGTTGCCGATAATCCTGATTATGTGGCGCTGTTGCGCTTAGTGATTACGGAATCACAAAACTTTCCTGAACTCGCCAAACTTTATAATCAAACAGTTGTGCAACGTGGTCGATTTTTGTTGAGTCAGTATTTTGCATCCCACCCAGAATTAAATATTACTGACCCAGAAGCGATCGCTCATATTTTTATGGGTTCTTTAGTCTCTTATGTAATTCTACAAGAAATTATGTATGGAAAAGAGCTGATGTCTTTGTCACGCGATCGCCTGTTAGATAGTTTGATGACTTTGGTAATGAGTCAGTCTACAGCATGTCTCGGTTGA